A region from the Silene latifolia isolate original U9 population chromosome 7, ASM4854445v1, whole genome shotgun sequence genome encodes:
- the LOC141590026 gene encoding uncharacterized protein LOC141590026: MKAVEIQENKWKLVMRSGFHNHALTLYCDGDRYFAKFDEEELAYIDAQVRAHVRPAIISAGLHQRNPEKSRPNRRQIYNHSQKVRAEERDGRNPAQQMLALAVQHKYVHYWVTDQETNELTHVFMAHPEAVKMFRSYYYVVLIDSTYKTNLYRLPLVEMVGVTPVGKSFVIAYALVKHESEDGYLWVLRKLKALLNDVVQPNIMILLLIARQTKALGLTGRDSWAKFITCNLFQAVVEPETEDKFNVALGNLARQWAGVAAYIERQWFPHLKKWTKYRTNKITHFENTSTSRVESAHANLKRWLNSAKLAIDSIWIRFHSLMETQHVENRHSLELSRLRRLTGIHRLFSRLSHKISKNAIIELRGEFERGAKMTKDALMIDYGCLKAATLGLLCACSLHRIARNGSWVPVDVLHAFWRKLEYDGSEAMPACDDDRLEELFDEIRNADPSMKSSMFYALYSQIHPDEEDVNEPRVNENPRGRPSRGNS; encoded by the exons ATGAAAGCTGTTGAAATACAAGAGAATAAGTGGAAGCTTGTCATGAGATCCGGGTTTCATAATCATGCTTtaacgttgtattgtgacggcgacaGATACTTTGCAAAGTTTGATGAAGAGGAGTTGGCATATATCGACGCCCAAGTTAGAGCTCACGTTAGACCGGCTATTATTAGTGCGGGTTTGCATCAGCGGAATCCGGAAAAGTCAAGACCTAATCGGCGACAAATCTACAATCATTCCCAGAAAGTAAGGGCCGAGGAAAGAGATGGGAGAAATCCGGCACAACAGATGCTAGCACTTGCGGTTCAGCATAAGTACGTTCATTATTGGGTCACTGATCAGGAGACCAATGAGCTAACCCACGTGTTCATGGCTCATCCAGAAGCCGTTAAGATGTTTCGATCATACTATTATGTGGTACTGATCGATTCCACGTACAAGACAAACTTataccgtcttccgcttgttgaGATGGTTGGAGTCACACCCGTCGGGAAGAGCTTTGTCATCGCGTATGCTCTTGTGAAGCATGAGTCCGAGGATGGATATTTGTGGGTCTTACGAAAACTGAAGGCCCTTCTCAATGATGTCGTTCAACCTAATATAATGATATTGTTACTGATTGCGAGGCAG ACGAAAGCACTTGGTCTCACGGGTCGGGATAGTTGGGCTAAGTTCATAACTTGTAACTTGTTTCAAGCGGTTGTCGAGCCGGAGACCGAAGATAAGTTTAATGTGGCGTTgggcaatttggcaaggcaatggGCAGGAGTGGCGGCTTATATtgagaggcaatggttcccgcactTGAAAAAATGGACCAAGTATAGAACGAACAAGATAACTCATTTTGAGAACACTTCTACATCCCGGGTTGAGTCGGCTCATGCGAATTTGAAGAGATGGTTGAATAGCGCGAAACTGGCCATTGATAGCATCTGGATTCGTTTTCATTCTTTGATGGAAACGCAACATGTTGAGAACCGACACTCGTTGGAGTTATCTAGATTGAGGCGGTTGACGGGGATTCATCGATTATTTTCCAGACTTTCTCATAAAATATCAAAGAATGCCATCATTGAATTGCGTGGAGAATTCGAAAGAGGTGCCAAGATGACGAAAGATGCCTTAATGATCGATTACGGTTGTCTAAAGGCTGCTACACTTGGTTTGTTATGTGCTTGTTCACTTCATCGCATTGCTAGAAACGGATCTTGGGTCCCTGTTGATGTGTTACATGCATTTTGGAGGAAGTTGGAGTACGATGGTTCCGAGGCAATGCCGGCTTGCGACGATGATCGATTGGAGGAATTATTCGATGAAATTCGGAATGCAGATCCGAGTATGAAATCATCCATGTTCTATGCCCTTTACTCTCAGATACATCCGGATGAGGAGGATGTAAATGAGCCTCGGGTGAACGAGAACCCTAGAGGACGTCCGAGTAGGGGGAACTCGTAG